The DNA window GCCTCAAGGTCAATATCGATGCGACGGATGCGAAGAAGGCGTCGATGTCGGGCGAGCTCGATGCGCCACCGCAGTCATTGATGGCAACGACCTTCGGCATTTTCTTCAGCGCCCGCCAAGTGGGCGGACCTCAGGAGCAGGTCGCGCCTCCCGTTGTGGAGCGCGCCGAGGCCGAAGCCCCGCGACCCGTGCCGCCGGCACCGGTGCCGGCACCCGCACCGAGGTGAGAGCGTCGCCCGGCCGCACATTCCTTGAAGCGAAGCTGGACCCGATCTCAGGTCGGTGTAGCGGCCGTGTTGTGGTGCGGGCTTCAGCCTGCAACCGAATGTGCACGCTGAAGCCCGCACCACAAATGCGCCCCCTACACCCTCGTGAGGACCACGTTAGTCCTTCTTGTCCAGGTACGCCGCGATCGCCGCGCCGAGCTGACCGCCGACGGTTTTGTAGCCTTGAATGTTGCTGTTGGGCGTGTTCCAGCTCGTCTCAAGCGTCAGGGCGACGACGCCGGGGTGGGTGTTGGCACCGACCCAGTTTTTGCTGATCGCCCGCCAGTTTTTGTCATACGCCGGGCCCGACGGCCGGGTCTTCGGATCCAGGGCCATCGGCCCGGTGATCTGCTTCACTGACTCGGCCACGAACCGATTCAGGTTGGCTTTGCCGAGATCGCTGAGCTGATCCTGCTCGCTGACGAAAAAGAACGGTTTAAGGTCGTTGGCGGCAGGGTTGTGCAGATCAACGAACAGGTCGAAGGTGCCGGCCTTGTCGAGCGTGCGGATGATCGCCTGCGCCGCGGCGACGGCGGGGAAGACCGGCTTGTCGGTCCAGTCGCGGTTGTGATCGTGGGGGTCCTGGTTCTTGCCGCCGGCACCGATCGCGACATTGTCGATGTCCATGATGGGGACGAAATAGACGATCGTTCGCTTCCGCAACGCGACGGCGGCCGGGGCATCGGAGACCAGGAAATCCGCAAAGCCTCGCCCCACCCAGCTGCCGCCCGATTCCCACGCATGCTGCCTGGCACAAACGAACAGGCCGCGTGATCTTGCCCCATCAGTGGACGCCGGCGGCGTCAACCGCACGGCGGGTGTGCTACGGCCTTCGTTGCTTTTGCACAGCTCGAACACCTCGGCCTTCACGCCGTCGCGCCCGTCGACCTTCGATGCGATCTCCTTCACCAGTGCGGCGGCGTCGTCGGGCGTGAACGGCGGCCCCCACGCGAACAGCGCCTCGGGCGCGTCAATCTTCTGGCGATACGTGATGTTCGTTTTGGTCCGTTCCCCCTTGCCGGTTTGCAGCCAGCTCTTCCCGCCGTCGATGCTGTACGCCGCGTGGTCCGGTGTTGCCCAGGGCGGCGGACCGACGGTCAGGGTGATTGTTTCGCCGGGCGCGATTCCCGCGACTTTCACGAACCACCAGCAGCTCCATCCCCGCCCCTTGTGGGGGGTCGGCTCCAGGCGGATCGCTCGTGTCGCCCGGTCGATCTCCTGCACCCTGCCTGAGCCGCTGGGAAAGTCGATCGAGATGGACAGATCGGCGGCGAGAGCGTGAGTCGGACCGCCGAGAAGGGCCGCGAAGACGATCATCCACGACGCTCTGACAAACGTTTTCATAATCAGCCCTCGCCGCAAAATAGCCGATCGTGATTCTCGCCCTCGGACCGCCGAGCGCTTGCTCGGCATGTCGAAGAGCCGAGCAGGCGCTCGGCGGTCCCAGGCTCCGAACGGGCGCGAATCGAGGACGCCCGGTTAACCCGCGTTCTGCATTCGGGCCCGATGCGGCTCGATCAATTGCGTCCGCACGAGGTGCTCCACATCGTGAACGCCTTCGACTGCGACAAAGCCGATCACCTTCCTGTTTGATGTCCGATGCCCCTCGGAATCGAACGACTCGGAGTAGCCTTCACGGAAGATCAGGTCGCCGGCGCCGTTACCGCGTTCGATTCGGGTCATCGCCGTCAGGTCGCCGGGACCGAAACTGCGGATTTCGACGCCGCCCCACGCGCGGCCCTGGCAGACGATTGCCCGGCGATCGGTAACGGCGTAGATGCTCCGCCGGGCCGCCCGCCGCATCCAGATTGGCGAGGTGACCAAGCCCATTCCGACGGCGAAAAAGGGCAAACCGAACAGCGGAAAACAGCTGAAGATACGGCCGATCCCGAACCCTTCGTGGACCGGTCCGTGATCCGAAAACCAGAGCATGCCCGCCGCCCCGCCGATCCAGAACAGTGAAAAGCCGGTGAACACCAGCCCGAAGAGCATCATCGGCCAGGCCGAACGCGCGTAGAGTGCCGGAATCGGCTGCGCCGCCCAGAGCAGGCGTTCGCCCGTCTGCAACTCGGCGTTGATCCGGTTGCGCACGTCGGGGTCGAGCACCGGCATCATCGGTGACCGTGGCGAGATCGGGGACATGCTCATGGCAGCAGTTTACAAAAGGAAACGAGCCCGTGGATGAGAATCCACGGGCCCGTTTGGAATGCTGTTTGCGCTCGCCGCATTGCGGCGGGTTCCTGCACACCCGATCAGCGGTAGAATTCGATGATCAGGTTCATGTTCACTTCGAACGGCACGTCTTCGGCCGTCGGCAGGGCATTGATCTTGCCGGTGAGCTGGCCGGGGTTCCAGTCGAGCCAGTTGGGGATCTGGTGGCCAACGACCTGTTCCATCGTCTCGCGGATGACCTTGTGGGTGCTTTCGCGGAAGGTGATGGTGTCGCCGGGCTTCACGAATGCGCTGGGGATGTCGCACTTGTGGCCGTTGATCAGCACGTGGCCATGGGCAACGAGCTGGCGGGTCTGCCAGATGGTGCGGCCGACGCCGAGGCGGCGGCAGACGTTGTCGAGACGGGTCTCGAGCAACTGCATCATCGTGTTACCGGTGTTACCCTTGCTCTTCTTGGCGATCGAGAAGAACCGGCGGAACTGCTTTTCGAGCATGCCGTAGTGGAAGCGGAGCTTCTGCTTCTCGACCAGGCGAACGCCGTATTCCGTGCTGCGACGGCCGCGGTAGCCGTGCATGCCCGGAAGGGTGAGTTCGCGGCCTGTGTGCTTGGGGATGTCGGCAATGGGAACGCCGACGCGACGGGAGAGACGGACCTTCGGTCCAGTGTAACGGCCCATGGGGCTTTCGACTTTCTACCGGCGCAAAGGAGCACCGGCTCAGGACAGGCGCTGCGGCCGTATTCGTTGGCGGAATGCCGACGGCCGTCTGACGCGCTCTTCCTGGCGGGCATGGTCTTGAGGCATGCACGCCGGGGTTCGCCGAGGACGCTTTTGGCGACCTTTGGCGGGCCGAGCAGTATATCTGGGAGAGGCTATCTAGCAAGGCAGAACGGGCATTGATTGAAAAACGCAAAACGTGCAATGAAAAATGCAAAACGGGAATGAGGCGCGGATCGCTTCATCACAGTTTGCGTTTTTCATTCCATGTTTTGCGTTTTTCGTTCAATTCCCACGCATCCTAAGACTTACACCCCCTGCGGCATTCCCGTCTCGATACTCTTCTTCTCGGCCTCCACGATCTTCAATCCCGCCACCGCGTCTTCGGCAGTGACGACGGTGGGCTTGGTGCCGTTGCGGACACATTCCAGGAAGTACGTCAGCTCGCCGGCATAGCCGTCGCGGCCGGTTGTTTCGATCGTCTCGGCCTTGCCGTCCTTGAACAGTTGCAGGGTCGGCTTGCGGCCGATGTCGAAATCGGCCGTCGCCTTTTCGAAATTTACCAGGTACTGCATCCGGAAGCCGAAGCCGTCGGTCTGCGTCCAGCCACCCTCGGCGGCGATGATCGCCCCTGCCGCAGGGCCGGTTTCGTAGCGGTACTGCGCGGCGACATGGTCCAGCTCGCCCGTCGGGCCGGTGTAGCCGTTGGCATAGACCGTGGTCGGCGTACCGAACAGGCTGTAGATGAAATCCACGTCGTGGATGTGCAGGTCGACAATCCCGCCGCCGGACAGCTTGCCGTTGCGGAACCAACCCTGGGGCACGACACCGAGCCGACGGAAAACCGCGCTCTTCACCTTGCCATAGGTTTCGTTCTTGATCGTATCGCGCAGCCAGATCCATTCGGCCCAGAACCGCATGCACATCGCGGGCATGAACAGCCCCTTGGCGCCCGCGGCGGCGTCGGCAATCTGCCGGGCTTCGGCGCTGGTCAGCGCCATCGGCTTCTCGCAGACGACATGCTTCCCGGCGTTCAATGCCGCCGTGACGATGTCCACATGCGCCGGCGTGGGCAGGCAGACGTCAACCACCTGCAGGTTCGGGTTGGCCAGGAAATCGGCGACGCTGGTGTACCCCTTGATGCGGTCCATCGGCAGCCGCTGGGTACCGGCGCCGGCGATGTTGCCCCACCCGCCGGACAGATCCCCCGCGGCCCGCCGGGGATCGCTGTCGCAGACCGCCATGACCTTTGCTTCGGGGATCTTGGCGTAGGTGTCGTAGTGCATGCGGCCCATGAAGCCGAGACCGATGATGCCGATGTTGGTGATGTTCATTGGATTGCGTCGTTCGGGAACCAGTCGTTGAAGATGTCCGTAGGCGTTTTCGCTGTGGTCTGCGAGAATCTAATGATAACCGACATTCAATGCACGCCGACAGGCGATCCCGGTATTGTTATGATGCCCGTCCCCAGTCCCGGTGCACTGCGGCGGAAACTTGAACAGATAGCGGCCCTCGGAGACCCCAGATGACGGCAATGCCGGTCCTGCTCGTGATTCTCAGCCTCATGGCGATCGCTTATCGCTACTACAGCGCGTTCCTGGCGGCGAAGGTCGCCGCGCTGGACGACAGCCGGGTTACGCCCGCCGAGCGGTTTAACGACGGGCAGAACTTCCATCCGACCAACAAGTGGGTGCTGTTCGGCCATCATTTTGCCGCCATCAGCGGCGCGGGGCCGCTCATCGGCCCGGTGCTGGCCGCCCAGTTCGGCTATATGCCGGGGCTGGTCTGGATTGTGGTCGGTGTGTGCCTGGCGGGCGCGGCGCAGGACTTCATGGTCCTTGCGATGAGCACCCGGCGTAACGGCCGCAGCCTCGCACAGATCGCTTACACCGACCTCGGCAAGGTCGCCGGGACGGCAGCCACGGCGGCGATCCTGTTCATCCTCATTATCGCGCTCGGCGGCCTGGGCAAAGTAGTCGTCAAGGCGCTGGGCGGCGAAGAAGTGAAGTACGGCGGCAGCACGCTCATCCTGCCTGCGGCGACAGTGCTGGATAACGCAGGCGAAACAGACGGCCAGTACTCGTACATGGTGCCGGCCGGTTCGAGCCTCAAATGGTCGGGCGGCACGATGGTCGTCAAGGAAAAGTATGTGATCGCCAGCGCAAAACCGCTGGCCGTCGCCGCCGATCAGTCGGTGTTGTTGCCCGCTGATGCCGTCCGCAAAGTGCCCGGCTCGGCATGGGGCACCTTCACGATCGCTGCGACCATCCCCATCGCGCTTTTCGTCGGCCTTTACATGTACAAGCTGCGGCCGGGCCGGGTGGTTGAGGCGTCGCTCATCGGCGGCGCGATGACCATCGGCGCCACCGTCGCCGGCCACTGGGTCGCCAATCATGAGATCGGCCAGTACTTCAACCTCAGTGCGTCTGGCGTGACCTGGTCGATGGCGATCTACGGCTTCGTCGCCGCGGTGCTGCCGGTCTGGGTGCTGCTCGCCCCGCGCGATTACCTTTCGAGCTTTCTGAAGATCGGCACGATCGCACTGCTGGTCGTCGGCGTGCTCGTGGCCAACCCCAAGCTCGAAGCACCCGCGTTAAACCACACGTTCCTCAGCGGCGGGCCGATCGTGAAGGGCACGATCTTCCCCTTCCTGTTCATCACGATCATGTGCGGGGCGATCAGCGGCTTCCACGCCCTGGTTTCCAGCGGCACCACGCCGAAGATGGTGCAGAAGGAAAGCCAGACGCGGATGATCGGCTACGGCGCGATGCTGATCGAGGGCCTGGTCGCCGTCATCGCACTGATCGCCGCCGCTTCGCTGTCGTCGAGCGACTACTACGCGATGAACACCGAGCTGTCGGAAGTGCCCAAGTACCACGACCGCATTCTGCAGGTGGGCGGCGCGCACGGCGTAGAAGAGATCGGCCGGTACGAAGAGCTGACGCAGGAGGCACTCCGCGGCCGCACAGGCGGCGCTGTGACGCTGGCTGTCGGCATGGCTCATATTTTCGAGCAGGCCACAAAGGCCTTCGGCACAGCAAGCCAGCACGTGCTCGACGACTTGTGGAAGTACTGGTTCCACTTCGCGATCATGTTCGAGGCGTTGTTCATATTGACGACGATCGACGCCGGCACACGCATCGGCAGGTTCCTCGTCCAGGAAGCGCTCGGCAAGGTCAGTCCGAAACTCGGACTGTCCGGCGGCTGGCTGTCGGGGTTCCTCGCGACGGGCCTGGTGGTCTGCGGCTGGGCCTGGTTCCTGCAGTCGGACAGCTTCTCGGTCATCTGGAAAATGTTCGGCATCGCCAATCAGGTGCTGGCGGTGATCGCGCTCAGCGTGATTACTGCCTGGCTCGCGAACGAAGGGCGGGTCAAGTACATCTGGGTCAGCGTGATCCCCATGTTGGTCATCATCATCACCACGACCTCGTCCGGCGCGGTCATGCTGAGCCAGTTGTTCACCGGCATTCACACGCAGATCAACAACCCGCCGGCCGATGACCGGGTCAAGCTGATCCTGACCTATTCGTTCCAGGCACTTTTGATTCTTGCGATGCTCGGGTGCGCCGCGACCGTGGTGATCAGCAGCCTGCGGCGCGTCATGCGAGTCCGGGCCGGTGAAAAGTTCGTCATCGAGGTTCCCGGCGACACACCGGCCGGTGTGGCACACTGATACGTTCGCGAAGTCTGATTCCGAGCGTGAGAGATGCCAGAAACGGAAGTTCCCCTGTAGCCGCTCCCGCGCGAAGATGGCGAGGCGTTCGGTAGTAACTTCCGCCGCATGGCATCCGGACGGAGGCTCCGGACAACGACATGGAAACGCGAGCTCTGGGACTGATCTTGTCTCCGTGAACTCCCTTGTTCTGCGTTGAACGCCCTGTTCTCCGTGGCGAATCACTCGGGCTCGCTTCGTAAGCAATCCGTCAGTCCCGACCAGTCGGTTCTCAATGCAAAAGCTTGCCGAGATCTGCATCAAACGCCCCGTCTTCGCCTCGATGCTTATCCTGGCGCTGGTCGTGGTCGGTGCGACTGCCTACTACAAGCTGGGTGTTGATCGCCTGCCG is part of the Humisphaera borealis genome and encodes:
- a CDS encoding M14 family zinc carboxypeptidase — its product is MKTFVRASWMIVFAALLGGPTHALAADLSISIDFPSGSGRVQEIDRATRAIRLEPTPHKGRGWSCWWFVKVAGIAPGETITLTVGPPPWATPDHAAYSIDGGKSWLQTGKGERTKTNITYRQKIDAPEALFAWGPPFTPDDAAALVKEIASKVDGRDGVKAEVFELCKSNEGRSTPAVRLTPPASTDGARSRGLFVCARQHAWESGGSWVGRGFADFLVSDAPAAVALRKRTIVYFVPIMDIDNVAIGAGGKNQDPHDHNRDWTDKPVFPAVAAAQAIIRTLDKAGTFDLFVDLHNPAANDLKPFFFVSEQDQLSDLGKANLNRFVAESVKQITGPMALDPKTRPSGPAYDKNWRAISKNWVGANTHPGVVALTLETSWNTPNSNIQGYKTVGGQLGAAIAAYLDKKD
- the rpsD gene encoding 30S ribosomal protein S4, translating into MGRYTGPKVRLSRRVGVPIADIPKHTGRELTLPGMHGYRGRRSTEYGVRLVEKQKLRFHYGMLEKQFRRFFSIAKKSKGNTGNTMMQLLETRLDNVCRRLGVGRTIWQTRQLVAHGHVLINGHKCDIPSAFVKPGDTITFRESTHKVIRETMEQVVGHQIPNWLDWNPGQLTGKINALPTAEDVPFEVNMNLIIEFYR
- a CDS encoding Gfo/Idh/MocA family protein; the encoded protein is MNITNIGIIGLGFMGRMHYDTYAKIPEAKVMAVCDSDPRRAAGDLSGGWGNIAGAGTQRLPMDRIKGYTSVADFLANPNLQVVDVCLPTPAHVDIVTAALNAGKHVVCEKPMALTSAEARQIADAAAGAKGLFMPAMCMRFWAEWIWLRDTIKNETYGKVKSAVFRRLGVVPQGWFRNGKLSGGGIVDLHIHDVDFIYSLFGTPTTVYANGYTGPTGELDHVAAQYRYETGPAAGAIIAAEGGWTQTDGFGFRMQYLVNFEKATADFDIGRKPTLQLFKDGKAETIETTGRDGYAGELTYFLECVRNGTKPTVVTAEDAVAGLKIVEAEKKSIETGMPQGV
- a CDS encoding carbon starvation CstA family protein; the protein is MTAMPVLLVILSLMAIAYRYYSAFLAAKVAALDDSRVTPAERFNDGQNFHPTNKWVLFGHHFAAISGAGPLIGPVLAAQFGYMPGLVWIVVGVCLAGAAQDFMVLAMSTRRNGRSLAQIAYTDLGKVAGTAATAAILFILIIALGGLGKVVVKALGGEEVKYGGSTLILPAATVLDNAGETDGQYSYMVPAGSSLKWSGGTMVVKEKYVIASAKPLAVAADQSVLLPADAVRKVPGSAWGTFTIAATIPIALFVGLYMYKLRPGRVVEASLIGGAMTIGATVAGHWVANHEIGQYFNLSASGVTWSMAIYGFVAAVLPVWVLLAPRDYLSSFLKIGTIALLVVGVLVANPKLEAPALNHTFLSGGPIVKGTIFPFLFITIMCGAISGFHALVSSGTTPKMVQKESQTRMIGYGAMLIEGLVAVIALIAAASLSSSDYYAMNTELSEVPKYHDRILQVGGAHGVEEIGRYEELTQEALRGRTGGAVTLAVGMAHIFEQATKAFGTASQHVLDDLWKYWFHFAIMFEALFILTTIDAGTRIGRFLVQEALGKVSPKLGLSGGWLSGFLATGLVVCGWAWFLQSDSFSVIWKMFGIANQVLAVIALSVITAWLANEGRVKYIWVSVIPMLVIIITTTSSGAVMLSQLFTGIHTQINNPPADDRVKLILTYSFQALLILAMLGCAATVVISSLRRVMRVRAGEKFVIEVPGDTPAGVAH